In a single window of the Rhizobiaceae bacterium genome:
- the miaB gene encoding tRNA (N6-isopentenyl adenosine(37)-C2)-methylthiotransferase MiaB: MNVYDSQRMSDALAADGYAATASMEEADLVLLNTCHIREKAAEKVYSELGRIRQMKADRARDGREMVVGVTGCVAQAEGSEILRRAPAVDLVVGPQTYHRLPEVVRKARAGERVVETDYAIEDKFEHLPQPRRAEVARRGVTAFLTVQEGCDKFCTFCVVPYTRGSEVSRPVSQIVAEAERLAEGGVREVTLLGQNVNAWHGEGPDGKEWRLGRLLFRLAEIPGIARLRYTTSHPRDMDDDLIAAHRDLPMLMPYLHLPVQSGSDRILKAMNRQHKAGDYLKLLERIRAARPDIAMSGDFIVGFPGESDADFEDTMRLVEEVRYASAFSFKFSPRPGTPGAELSGQLAESVKDERLQRLQALLTRQQNEFAASLVGRSFETLIEKPGRREGQAVGRSPWLQPVILDESVGQIGDIVNVRITRLGTNSLYGEAAQGRHV; encoded by the coding sequence ATGAATGTCTACGACAGCCAGCGCATGTCCGATGCGTTGGCGGCGGACGGCTATGCCGCGACGGCGAGCATGGAGGAAGCCGACCTCGTGCTCCTGAATACCTGCCATATTCGCGAAAAGGCCGCCGAGAAAGTCTATTCGGAACTTGGCCGCATCCGCCAGATGAAGGCCGACCGCGCGAGGGACGGACGCGAAATGGTCGTCGGCGTGACCGGCTGCGTCGCGCAGGCCGAAGGAAGCGAAATCCTGCGCCGCGCGCCCGCCGTCGACCTTGTGGTCGGTCCGCAGACCTATCACCGGCTGCCGGAGGTGGTGAGAAAGGCGCGGGCAGGCGAGCGCGTGGTCGAAACCGACTATGCCATCGAGGACAAGTTCGAGCACCTGCCGCAGCCGAGGCGCGCCGAGGTGGCGCGGCGCGGCGTCACTGCTTTCCTCACCGTGCAGGAAGGCTGCGACAAGTTCTGCACCTTCTGCGTGGTGCCCTACACACGCGGGTCGGAGGTTTCGCGTCCGGTTTCGCAGATCGTCGCCGAGGCCGAACGCCTCGCCGAAGGCGGCGTGCGCGAAGTGACCCTGCTTGGCCAGAACGTCAACGCATGGCACGGCGAGGGTCCGGACGGCAAGGAATGGCGACTTGGCCGCCTGTTGTTCAGGCTCGCGGAAATTCCGGGGATCGCCCGGCTTCGCTACACCACCAGCCATCCGCGCGACATGGATGACGACCTGATCGCCGCGCATCGCGACCTCCCGATGCTCATGCCCTACCTGCACCTGCCGGTGCAAAGCGGTTCGGACCGCATCCTCAAGGCGATGAACCGCCAGCACAAGGCCGGCGACTATCTGAAACTCCTGGAGCGCATCCGCGCCGCGCGGCCCGACATCGCGATGTCGGGCGATTTCATCGTCGGCTTTCCCGGCGAATCCGACGCCGATTTCGAGGACACGATGCGGCTGGTGGAAGAGGTGCGTTACGCGTCCGCCTTCTCGTTCAAATTTTCTCCGCGCCCCGGCACGCCCGGAGCGGAGCTTTCCGGCCAGCTTGCCGAAAGCGTCAAGGACGAGCGGCTCCAGCGATTGCAGGCGCTGCTGACGCGCCAACAGAATGAATTCGCGGCGTCGCTCGTCGGCCGGAGCTTCGAAACCCTGATCGAAAAGCCGGGTCGCAGGGAGGGACAGGCGGTCGGGCGCTCTCCATGGCTTCAGCCCGTTATTCTTGATGAAAGTGTGGGCCAAATCGGCGACATTGTGAATGTGCGAATCACGCGGCTCGGAACCAACAGCCTGTATGGCGAGGCCGCACAAGGGAGACACGTTTGA
- a CDS encoding PhoH family protein encodes MSAAELKQVSAPGGASDLAHIVLTFDNNKLASALYGQFDENLARLEQKLGVDIRSRGNQLTIKGDPVAAEQTRRALDHLYGILQKGAHIAQSDVDGAVRMAVAADDQLTLPTLERKGKVSAAQIATRKRTIYARSQNQDAYMRALERSELVFGIGPAGTGKTFLAVAYAASLLERGMVERIILSRPAVEAGERLGFLPGDMKEKVDPYLRPLYDALYEMMPADKVERAMTAEVIEIAPLAFMRGRTLSNAAVILDEAQNTTSMQMKMFLTRLGEGSRMIVTGDPSQIDLPPNTKSGLVEALRILDGVPGAVTVRFNDTDVVRHPLVAEIVKAYDREGKVARGLPVDEN; translated from the coding sequence TTGAGCGCTGCCGAATTGAAGCAGGTGTCGGCCCCGGGCGGGGCATCGGACCTTGCACACATTGTGCTCACCTTCGACAACAACAAGCTGGCCAGCGCGCTTTACGGCCAGTTCGACGAGAACCTGGCCCGACTTGAGCAGAAGCTGGGCGTCGACATACGGTCGCGCGGCAACCAATTGACCATCAAGGGCGATCCCGTGGCAGCCGAGCAGACGCGCCGCGCGCTCGACCATCTCTATGGAATCCTCCAGAAGGGCGCGCATATCGCCCAATCCGACGTGGATGGTGCTGTCCGCATGGCGGTCGCCGCCGATGACCAGCTCACCCTGCCGACGCTGGAGCGCAAGGGAAAGGTGTCGGCGGCGCAGATCGCCACCCGCAAGCGCACCATCTATGCGCGCTCGCAGAACCAGGATGCCTATATGCGCGCGCTGGAGCGGTCGGAGCTTGTGTTCGGCATCGGTCCGGCTGGCACCGGCAAGACGTTTCTCGCCGTCGCCTATGCCGCCAGCCTGCTGGAGCGTGGCATGGTCGAGCGCATCATCCTGTCGCGTCCGGCGGTGGAAGCAGGGGAGCGGCTGGGGTTCCTCCCGGGCGACATGAAGGAAAAGGTCGATCCCTATCTTCGCCCGCTCTATGACGCGCTCTACGAAATGATGCCTGCGGACAAGGTGGAACGCGCAATGACTGCCGAGGTCATCGAGATCGCGCCGCTCGCCTTCATGCGCGGCCGCACGCTCTCGAATGCCGCGGTCATACTCGACGAGGCGCAGAACACCACCTCGATGCAGATGAAGATGTTCCTGACGCGGCTTGGCGAAGGCTCCCGGATGATCGTCACCGGCGATCCGAGCCAGATCGACCTGCCGCCCAACACGAAGTCCGGGCTCGTCGAGGCGCTTCGCATTCTCGACGGCGTGCCGGGGGCCGTGACCGTTCGGTTCAACGACACGGATGTCGTACGCCATCCGCTCGTGGCCGAGATCGTCAAGGCCTATGACCGCGAAGGCAAGGTGGCGCGCGGACTTCCTGTCGACGAGAACTGA
- the ybeY gene encoding rRNA maturation RNase YbeY, with protein sequence MKPSGEPHISIDIGVEAGDWPPLAELEAVCRRACDAAQAELRREIPPSGTEVSILFTDDRHIRTLNAQWRGKDKATNVLSFPAFPPRRDGALPPLLGDIVLAWETVRREAEEEAKPFENHLLHLVVHGFLHLIGYDHETDEEAEEMEGLERRTLARLAIPDPYE encoded by the coding sequence ATGAAACCGTCTGGCGAGCCGCACATCTCGATCGATATCGGGGTGGAGGCGGGCGACTGGCCGCCATTGGCGGAACTCGAAGCGGTCTGCCGTCGCGCCTGCGATGCAGCGCAGGCCGAGCTTCGGCGCGAGATTCCGCCTTCCGGCACCGAAGTGAGCATCTTGTTCACGGATGACCGCCACATCCGGACGCTCAATGCGCAGTGGCGCGGCAAGGACAAGGCGACGAACGTTCTTTCATTCCCGGCCTTTCCGCCAAGACGGGACGGCGCGCTTCCGCCCTTGCTGGGAGATATCGTCCTGGCCTGGGAAACGGTGCGGCGCGAGGCGGAAGAAGAGGCAAAGCCGTTTGAAAACCACCTCCTGCACCTTGTCGTGCATGGCTTCCTGCACCTGATCGGCTACGATCACGAGACTGATGAAGAGGCAGAAGAAATGGAAGGCCTGGAGCGGAGAACGCTAGCAAGGCTTGCCATCCCCGACCCCTATGAATAA
- a CDS encoding hemolysin family protein produces the protein MNDRTDIAAQPETASGKAERTDEGPSSGLSHGQSPERHSFFERVAGLFRQRNGNSLREDLADALSETAPEGEAFSPGERAMLNNILRLREVRVEDVMVPRADVEAVEIGTTVGELMNIFEDSGHSRMPVYAETLDDPRGMVHIRDLLAHVTRSARAKKGRGRKPSGNAALDLSTVDLGKTIGELNLIRTVLFVPPSMLASDLMARMQTSRTQMALVIDEYGGTDGLVSLEDIVEMVVGDIEDEHDEEEPLITKAGDGIFIVDAKAEIEDVAKAVGGDFAPGEHGEYVDTIGGMIFNALGRVPARGEVVQPIPGYEFHVLDADPRRVKRVRIVQSQKGDRRRRAAPKAEQE, from the coding sequence ATGAACGACAGAACGGATATCGCCGCGCAGCCGGAGACGGCAAGCGGCAAGGCTGAACGGACCGATGAAGGTCCGAGTAGCGGCTTAAGTCACGGGCAATCGCCGGAACGCCATTCCTTTTTCGAGAGAGTGGCCGGCCTTTTCCGGCAGCGTAACGGCAACTCGCTACGCGAAGACCTTGCGGACGCACTTTCCGAAACCGCCCCGGAGGGGGAAGCCTTCTCTCCCGGCGAGCGAGCGATGCTCAACAATATCCTTCGCCTGCGCGAAGTACGTGTCGAGGACGTCATGGTGCCCCGCGCTGACGTAGAGGCCGTGGAGATCGGAACGACCGTCGGCGAGCTGATGAACATTTTCGAGGACAGCGGCCATTCGCGCATGCCTGTCTACGCTGAAACGCTGGATGACCCGCGCGGCATGGTTCACATTCGCGACCTGCTTGCCCACGTCACGCGCAGCGCCCGCGCAAAGAAAGGACGTGGACGCAAGCCCTCAGGCAATGCCGCGCTCGACCTTTCGACTGTGGATCTTGGCAAGACGATCGGGGAGCTCAACCTCATCCGCACCGTGCTCTTCGTTCCGCCGTCCATGCTGGCCTCCGACCTGATGGCGCGCATGCAGACGAGCCGGACGCAGATGGCGCTGGTCATCGACGAATATGGCGGCACGGACGGGCTGGTTTCGCTCGAGGACATCGTCGAGATGGTGGTGGGAGACATCGAGGACGAGCACGACGAGGAAGAACCGCTCATCACCAAGGCCGGCGACGGCATTTTCATCGTCGATGCGAAGGCCGAAATCGAGGATGTCGCAAAGGCCGTGGGCGGCGATTTCGCGCCCGGCGAGCATGGCGAATATGTCGATACGATCGGCGGCATGATTTTCAACGCGCTCGGGCGCGTGCCCGCGCGCGGCGAGGTCGTCCAGCCCATTCCAGGCTATGAATTCCACGTTCTCGATGCCGACCCGCGCCGCGTCAAGCGCGTGCGCATCGTGCAAAGCCAGAAGGGCGACCGTCGCCGTCGCGCCGCGCCCAAGGCCGAGCAGGAGTAA
- the lnt gene encoding apolipoprotein N-acyltransferase, translating into MNRLAGNIVLLSGGKRTLAAVLAGAFAVLTQAPFDFVLAGFISYPLLVWLLDGAVPPVSAGPVARLKPAFAVGWWFGFGYFLAGLWWVGGAVMVESQTYAWALPFAIVGLPLILSLYFGAAAALARLLWTDGIGRIAALAFSFALAEWLRETLLTGFPWNPVGFGLMPVPLLMQSVGVVGMIGMNALAVFVFAMPALLSGRRHRAVGAILAVALLAAHVGYGFHALSQPDVPGSPLNVRIVQPNIDLTEKWDESVRDRIFNSEIALSRQAPAAGKPKPTLIVWPETSIPFLFQEHPDGLRMLGEMLDQGQLLLAGIARTEGGGDSTLYYNSIVAISDKGEIVDAVDKVHLVPFGEYVPFEDFFEQIGINRFVSGPMNFVAGANRHPLSILGGFSALPFICYEVIFPDLMINPAPAKSFVLNVTNDAWFGNTPGPYQHLRQAQVRAVETGLPVVRAANTGISAFIDDRGRVLDALAINSQGALDAQLNIPAQSPANARRQQMTGAGIAIALALLAAILALYRKIKN; encoded by the coding sequence ATGAACCGACTGGCGGGCAACATTGTCCTATTGTCCGGCGGGAAGCGTACGCTCGCAGCGGTGCTTGCGGGCGCTTTTGCGGTTCTCACGCAGGCGCCATTCGATTTCGTGCTTGCCGGATTCATTTCCTACCCGCTTCTGGTCTGGTTGCTGGACGGCGCGGTGCCTCCCGTGTCCGCTGGCCCGGTCGCACGGTTGAAGCCGGCGTTCGCCGTGGGCTGGTGGTTCGGCTTCGGCTATTTCCTCGCCGGGCTCTGGTGGGTGGGCGGCGCGGTCATGGTCGAGAGCCAGACCTATGCATGGGCGCTCCCCTTCGCGATCGTCGGCCTGCCGCTGATATTGTCTCTCTACTTCGGCGCGGCTGCCGCACTTGCCCGCCTGCTCTGGACGGATGGAATCGGGCGCATCGCAGCGCTTGCCTTTTCCTTTGCCCTTGCCGAATGGCTGCGCGAGACGCTGTTGACCGGATTTCCGTGGAATCCGGTCGGTTTCGGGCTGATGCCGGTACCGCTGCTCATGCAGAGCGTGGGCGTCGTCGGCATGATCGGCATGAATGCGCTGGCTGTTTTCGTGTTTGCCATGCCCGCCCTGCTTTCAGGACGCAGGCACAGGGCCGTCGGCGCGATTCTGGCGGTCGCGCTTCTCGCGGCGCATGTCGGATATGGATTCCATGCCCTTTCGCAGCCGGACGTTCCGGGATCGCCGCTGAATGTGCGCATCGTGCAGCCCAATATCGACCTGACCGAAAAATGGGATGAATCGGTGCGCGATCGCATCTTCAATTCCGAAATCGCGCTATCCCGGCAGGCGCCTGCTGCTGGCAAGCCGAAGCCCACGCTCATCGTCTGGCCGGAGACGTCGATACCTTTCCTGTTCCAGGAACACCCGGACGGCCTGCGCATGCTGGGTGAGATGCTGGATCAGGGACAGTTGCTGCTCGCCGGTATCGCGCGAACCGAAGGCGGCGGGGATTCGACGCTCTATTACAATTCGATCGTTGCAATCAGCGACAAGGGCGAGATCGTCGACGCCGTCGACAAGGTTCACCTTGTCCCCTTTGGCGAATATGTCCCGTTCGAGGATTTCTTCGAGCAGATCGGTATCAATCGGTTCGTTTCCGGCCCGATGAATTTCGTCGCAGGCGCGAACAGGCACCCGCTGTCGATCCTCGGAGGTTTCAGCGCGCTTCCCTTCATCTGCTACGAAGTCATCTTTCCCGACCTGATGATAAATCCCGCGCCTGCGAAGAGCTTCGTGCTCAATGTCACGAATGATGCATGGTTCGGAAACACGCCCGGACCCTATCAGCACCTGCGTCAGGCTCAGGTTCGGGCGGTCGAAACCGGACTGCCTGTCGTGCGTGCGGCCAATACCGGCATTTCCGCCTTTATAGACGACAGGGGTCGCGTGCTCGACGCGCTCGCCATAAACAGTCAGGGCGCGCTCGACGCCCAGCTTAACATTCCGGCGCAAAGTCCAGCCAACGCCCGGCGGCAGCAAATGACCGGAGCCGGCATCGCGATTGCGCTTGCTCTGCTGGCGGCAATACTGGCGCTATACCGCAAAATCAAAAATTGA
- a CDS encoding helix-turn-helix transcriptional regulator has product MGENKKKANPIDIHVGSRIRLRRNMMGMSQERLGERLGITFQQVQKYEKGTNRVGASRLQAISNILGAPVSFFFEDANGAEPARNGFAEPDKAFSLMEFCTSTEGLQLNRAYIAIDDIKVRRRVLDLVKALSTGASAEV; this is encoded by the coding sequence ATGGGTGAAAACAAGAAGAAGGCCAATCCTATCGACATTCATGTCGGGAGTCGTATTCGTCTTCGCAGAAATATGATGGGTATGAGCCAGGAACGTCTTGGTGAAAGGCTTGGCATCACGTTTCAACAGGTTCAGAAATACGAAAAAGGTACAAATCGCGTCGGGGCCAGCCGGTTGCAGGCCATCTCGAATATTCTCGGCGCGCCTGTTTCCTTTTTCTTCGAGGACGCCAATGGTGCCGAACCTGCACGAAACGGCTTTGCCGAACCCGACAAGGCTTTTTCGCTGATGGAGTTCTGCACAAGCACGGAAGGGCTTCAGCTCAATCGGGCCTATATCGCCATTGACGACATCAAGGTGCGTCGCCGCGTGCTCGATCTCGTCAAGGCGCTGAGCACGGGCGCAAGCGCGGAAGTCTGA
- the metK gene encoding methionine adenosyltransferase, with protein sequence MRNDYLFTSESVSEGHPDKVCDRISDEIVDLVYREARKTGMDPWKVRVACETLATTNRVIIAGEVRVPETLLKKDKDGNILKDSSGHPVVNPSKFKSVARKAIKAIGYEQSGFHWKTAKIDVLLHGQSPDIGQGVDNAADRQGEEGAGDQGIMFGYACRETPDLMPAPIYYSHKILEKLAEARHAGKGDVGKLGPDAKSQVTVRYAGGQAAEVTQIVLSTQHLDESWDSRKVRQVVEPYIREALGDLKIAADCNWYINPTGKFVIGGPDGDAGLTGRKIIVDTYGGAAPHGGGAFSGKDTTKVDRSAAYAARYLAKNVVAAGIADRCTIQLSYAIGVAQPLSVYVDLHGTGKVPEDKLESALRQVMDLSPSGIRRHLDLNKPIYARTTAYGHFGRKPGRDGSFSWEKTDLTGALKKALAA encoded by the coding sequence GTGCGCAACGACTATCTCTTCACCAGCGAATCCGTATCCGAAGGCCATCCCGACAAGGTTTGCGACCGCATATCGGACGAAATTGTCGACCTCGTTTACCGTGAAGCGCGAAAAACCGGCATGGACCCGTGGAAGGTGCGCGTCGCATGCGAAACGCTGGCCACCACCAACAGGGTCATCATCGCGGGCGAGGTTCGAGTTCCCGAAACGCTGCTCAAGAAGGACAAGGACGGAAATATCCTCAAGGACAGTTCCGGCCATCCCGTGGTGAACCCTTCCAAGTTCAAGTCCGTGGCGCGCAAGGCGATCAAGGCCATCGGCTACGAGCAATCCGGCTTTCATTGGAAGACCGCAAAGATCGACGTGCTGCTGCACGGCCAGTCGCCGGATATCGGGCAGGGTGTCGATAACGCCGCCGACCGGCAGGGCGAGGAGGGTGCGGGCGATCAGGGCATCATGTTCGGTTATGCCTGCCGCGAAACGCCTGACCTGATGCCTGCGCCGATCTATTACAGCCACAAGATTCTTGAAAAGCTCGCCGAGGCCCGTCACGCTGGCAAGGGCGACGTGGGAAAGCTCGGTCCCGATGCCAAGAGCCAGGTGACCGTTCGCTATGCGGGTGGACAAGCCGCCGAGGTCACCCAGATCGTTCTGTCCACTCAGCATCTCGACGAAAGCTGGGACTCCAGGAAAGTCCGGCAGGTGGTGGAGCCCTATATCCGTGAAGCGCTCGGCGATCTCAAGATCGCCGCCGATTGCAACTGGTACATCAATCCGACCGGCAAGTTCGTCATCGGAGGGCCGGACGGCGACGCGGGCCTGACGGGGCGCAAGATCATCGTCGACACCTATGGCGGCGCGGCTCCGCACGGCGGCGGCGCTTTTTCGGGCAAGGACACGACGAAGGTCGACCGTTCCGCCGCCTATGCCGCGCGCTACCTCGCCAAGAACGTGGTCGCCGCAGGCATTGCCGACCGCTGCACAATCCAGCTTTCCTATGCCATCGGCGTCGCGCAGCCGCTGTCGGTCTATGTCGATCTTCACGGCACCGGAAAGGTTCCCGAGGACAAGCTCGAAAGCGCGCTGCGGCAGGTCATGGACCTTTCGCCGAGCGGCATCCGGCGGCACCTCGACCTCAACAAGCCCATCTATGCGAGGACGACCGCCTACGGACATTTCGGACGCAAGCCGGGTCGTGACGGTTCGTTCTCCTGGGAAAAGACCGACCTGACCGGCGCGCTGAAGAAGGCGCTCGCCGCCTGA
- a CDS encoding tRNA (guanine(46)-N(7))-methyltransferase TrmB has protein sequence MASDSGPSPKGAFFGRRRGRPLRQSQEAAFEAARDSYALDLTRPAPTNLSDLFQAPVRDVRLEIGFGGGEHLLFRARENPTVGFIGVEPFINGMAKVTASLAGHPLDNVRLYGEDAIHVLDWLPLSSLAGVDLFYPDPWPKKKHWKRRFVSQPNLDRIWRVLKPGGLFRFASDIDHYVNWTLLECRKHGGFEWLAQDANDWRKPYDGWPGTRYEAKALREGRTPAYLSFARSAAKGALRG, from the coding sequence ATGGCGTCAGATAGCGGCCCGTCCCCAAAGGGTGCGTTTTTCGGGCGAAGGCGCGGGCGACCCTTGCGCCAAAGCCAGGAAGCTGCCTTCGAGGCCGCGCGTGACAGCTATGCTCTCGACCTGACCCGGCCCGCTCCCACCAATTTATCCGACCTGTTTCAGGCGCCGGTTCGGGACGTGCGGCTGGAAATCGGTTTTGGCGGGGGCGAGCACCTGCTTTTTCGCGCACGGGAAAATCCGACCGTCGGTTTCATCGGGGTGGAGCCGTTCATCAACGGAATGGCAAAGGTCACGGCCTCGCTTGCCGGCCACCCCCTCGACAATGTGCGACTCTATGGCGAGGACGCCATTCATGTGCTCGACTGGCTGCCGCTCTCGTCGCTGGCCGGCGTCGACCTGTTCTATCCCGACCCATGGCCCAAGAAGAAGCACTGGAAACGGCGTTTCGTAAGCCAGCCGAATCTCGACCGTATCTGGCGGGTGCTCAAGCCGGGTGGACTATTCCGATTTGCCTCGGATATCGATCACTATGTGAACTGGACGCTCCTGGAGTGCCGGAAGCACGGCGGATTCGAGTGGCTGGCGCAGGATGCAAACGACTGGCGCAAGCCCTATGACGGATGGCCCGGCACGCGATACGAGGCCAAGGCGCTGCGCGAGGGAAGGACGCCCGCCTATTTGAGCTTTGCGCGGAGCGCGGCGAAAGGCGCTCTCCGTGGCTAG
- a CDS encoding tripartite tricarboxylate transporter substrate binding protein: MKQYILATVLAGAIAVPAFAADYKIMAPAAPGGGWDQTARSMQSALQDESISGSVQVTNVPGAGGTIGLAQFVNQTNGDPTQLIVGGYVMVGAILTNNSPVTLDQVTPIARLTGEYEAIVVPAASDIKDMAGLVEKLKADPGSVSWGGGSAGGTDHITAGLIAKAAGVDPTKVNYIAFSGGGEALAAILGNQVTVGISGYGEFAEQVKAGTLRVIGISSDERVPGIDAPTFKEGGVDVSIQNWRMVAAAPGITDEQKAAITADIEKMNASATWQKTLADKGWANTWLAGDAFADQLKKDVASTTDILKDIGLVK; this comes from the coding sequence GTGAAGCAGTATATTCTGGCTACCGTTCTGGCCGGCGCAATCGCCGTGCCGGCATTTGCGGCGGACTACAAGATCATGGCCCCCGCCGCGCCCGGAGGCGGCTGGGACCAGACCGCGCGCTCCATGCAGTCGGCCCTTCAGGATGAGAGCATTTCCGGCAGCGTGCAGGTCACGAACGTGCCGGGCGCGGGTGGCACCATCGGCCTGGCGCAATTCGTCAACCAGACCAATGGCGACCCGACGCAGCTCATCGTCGGCGGTTACGTCATGGTGGGCGCGATCCTGACCAACAACTCGCCGGTGACGCTCGATCAGGTCACTCCGATTGCCCGGCTAACGGGCGAGTATGAAGCAATCGTGGTTCCGGCTGCGTCCGACATCAAGGACATGGCGGGGCTTGTCGAGAAGTTGAAAGCTGATCCGGGCTCCGTGTCCTGGGGCGGCGGATCGGCAGGCGGCACGGATCACATCACCGCCGGGTTGATCGCCAAGGCTGCTGGCGTCGATCCGACCAAGGTCAACTACATCGCCTTTTCCGGCGGCGGAGAGGCGCTCGCGGCCATTCTCGGCAATCAGGTCACCGTCGGCATCTCCGGCTATGGCGAGTTCGCTGAGCAGGTGAAGGCCGGCACGCTGCGCGTCATTGGCATTTCGAGCGACGAACGCGTACCCGGCATCGACGCGCCGACCTTCAAGGAAGGCGGGGTGGATGTGTCGATCCAGAACTGGCGCATGGTTGCCGCCGCGCCCGGCATCACGGACGAGCAGAAAGCGGCAATTACAGCCGACATCGAGAAGATGAATGCATCCGCCACCTGGCAGAAGACCCTGGCCGACAAGGGCTGGGCGAACACCTGGCTCGCAGGTGACGCCTTTGCCGATCAGCTCAAGAAGGACGTCGCCTCCACCACCGACATTCTGAAAGATATCGGTCTGGTGAAATGA
- a CDS encoding tripartite tricarboxylate transporter TctB family protein, giving the protein MSAEGSGNQHRPDRAVLVIAAVLMAVALAIFYGTTQQGGVAGYSPVGPKTVPYIIAAALAGLSVLTAIAGLRGEFPEREEQNLPPMLWIVGGLAVQMLTMKTAGFSLATGLLFAATAKGFGRGPLWMTIPIGIVFSFIVWLIFAKGLQLSLPAGPFEQLF; this is encoded by the coding sequence ATGAGCGCCGAAGGCTCCGGAAACCAGCATCGCCCCGATCGGGCGGTGCTGGTGATCGCCGCAGTGCTGATGGCGGTCGCGCTTGCGATCTTCTACGGAACCACGCAGCAAGGCGGCGTGGCGGGCTATTCGCCCGTCGGGCCGAAAACGGTGCCCTATATCATCGCGGCGGCGCTTGCGGGATTGTCGGTGCTCACCGCGATCGCCGGTCTGCGCGGCGAATTCCCCGAACGCGAGGAACAGAACCTGCCCCCGATGCTGTGGATCGTCGGTGGCCTCGCTGTTCAGATGCTGACAATGAAAACTGCAGGATTTTCGCTGGCGACCGGACTGCTTTTTGCTGCGACCGCCAAAGGCTTCGGCAGGGGGCCGCTCTGGATGACAATCCCCATCGGCATCGTGTTTTCGTTCATTGTCTGGCTGATCTTTGCCAAGGGCCTGCAACTCAGCTTGCCCGCAGGTCCGTTCGAACAGCTCTTTTAG